The genomic segment CGAgtctacatagtcaaagcttttcttaagtttaggtcagtcacagtggtcaggtattctgccactgtgtaccctctgtttagggtcagtcacagtggtcaggtattctgccactgtgtactctctgtttagggccaaataacattctagtttacTCTGTTTTTTGGTTAagtctttccaatgtgtcaaggaattgtctttttgttttctcatgatttggttgggtctaattgtgttgctgtcctggagctctatgaggtctgtttgtgaacagagccccaggaccagcttgcttaggagaCTCTTCCCTAGGTTCATCtgtctgtaggtgatggctttgttatggaaggtttgggaatctctctctgtctttctctctcggctACCACTACGATGTCAGCAAAAAAATCAAAATGTAAAAATCTATTGCAGTGAATCAAAAAGGTCCTGATCAATTATTGATAGAAATATTATTTATCTTTCCACTGTTAAATTGCATTTATTTATATGTTCATGTTTTTTAGGTCACCTCTAACCCTTTGCACTACTGCCCTCTGCTGTCTGATACAGCAGTATCATGATGCAAGACCAAAGATATTGTATCAACAAACTGCATACATTGTGTCGCACAGTGTACACGCAATGATTGAAACACTGAAGAGATACATTTATGGTCCGTGCTatcgggatccttgggacatcgcTACCCCATTGACATTTAAAATAGTTAAGgtacgggttaaggttaggttaaagggcttgtaagtaagcatttcaccgtaaggtctactgctgttgtattcggcgatGTTTTTGGCTGTTGGGGGTGCTGCGATTTTTTTGCTGGGGGAGggaggaaaaaatatataattgccGGTATTGAAGATGTCTATATAGGTCGGCTAATACAGGACTAATAaaggcccagtacactacttttgtgAAACTTTAACTAAATGTATTTGAGTGTTTACCAGCATTTGTAACCGGAGTCTGATAATTATCTCTACACAACAGTTATTCTGATAATATTTGTGGACTATAAAAATATTTAGCAAATGCAACTTATTTCTATGTGAATACTGAAATGGTCTATTCATTCCTTTTCCCTTTTAGTAGATGCTTCTATCCAgaacaacttacagtagtgagtgcatacattttcatactggtcccccgagGGAATCGAACCAACAACCCtagcattgcaagcgccatgctctaccaactgaactacatcatcacatcacaacaaaccacttgatgtctcaatgtactcaattactgtattggtcattgtttttcttcatggtgatggaaagtctacaggtacaaaccTAGAGGACCAGCCTATGTAAATACtgtaatgtacatttacattaagttgtttgtaaggatggtaaatTAACACTGTATAAAAAGtggttgttttccatgttatttgatcaagatttttattttatgttttgtGTCTTTGCCCATAACTTTGCATATTTTGGTGTAAATGTttgaggacagggttttgttctttctggattccattagaatgacaatcacagagaaagggacagggcaaCAACTCTTACAATTCCAACTATTGAATCCTGTAAGATACTGTTCTTAATTCTACAACTACcagaaatgctgaattgttttgGGGCCCATGCTAAAGACTGGTCTGCTTGGTCTGCTAATACTAGTAAACGCCTAGTGTGCTacttaaaaattaaaaataaacatttttttactaatatacactgctcaaaaaaataaaggaaacacttaaacaacacaatgtaactccaagtcaatcacacttctgtgaaatcaaactgtccacttaggaagcaacactgattgacaataaatttcacatgctgttgtgcaaatggaataaacaacaggtggaaattataggcaattagcaagacacccccaataaaggagtggttctgcaggtgataaccacagaccacttctcagttcctatgcttcctggctgatgttttggtcacttttgaatgctggcggtggtttcactctagtggtagcatgagacggagtctacaacccacacaagtggctcaggtagtgcagatcattaaggatggcacatcaatgcgagctgtggcaagaaggtttgctgtgtctgtcagcgtagtgtccagagcatggaggcgctaccaggagacaggccagtacatcaggagacgtggaggaggccgtaggagggcaacaaacccagcagcaggaccgctacctccacctttgtgcaaggaggagcaggaggagcactgccagagccctgcaaaatgacctccagcaggccacaaatgtgcatgtgtctgctcaaacggtcagaaacagactccatgagggtggtatgagggcctgacgtccacaggtgggggttgtgcttacagcccaacaccgtgcaggacgtttggcatttgccagagaacaccaagattggcaaattcgccactggcgccctgtgctcttcacagatgaaagcaggttcacactgagcacatgtgacagacgtgacagtctggagacactgtggagaacgttctgctacctgcaacatcctccagcatgaccggtttggcggtgggtcagtcatggtgtggggtggcatttctttggggggccgcacagccctccatgtgctcgccagaggtagcctgactgccattaggtaccgagatgagatcctcagaccccttgtgagaccatatgctggtgcggttggccctgggttcctcctaatgcaagacaatgctagacctcatgtggctggagtgtgtcagcagttcctgcaagaggaaggcattgatgctatggactggcccgcccgttccccagacctgaatccaattgagcacatctgggacatcatgtctcgctccatcctccaacgccatgttgcaccacagactgtccaggagttggcggatgctttagtccaggtctggaaggagaccatccgccacctcatcaggagcatgcccaggcgttgtagggaggttatacaggcacgtggaggccacacacactactgagactcattttgacttgttttaaggacattacatcaaagttggatccgcCTGtattgtggttttccactttaattttgagtgtgactccaaatccagacctccatgggttgataaatttgatttccattgatcatttttgtgattttgttgtcagcacattcaactatgtaaagaaaaaaagtatttaataagaatatttcattcagatctaggatgtgttatttagtGTTCCCttgatttttttgagcagtgtattttttttaattcacATTTTTCAAGGGGTGCTgtagcaccctcagcacccctacttcccactgctatgggtaggggttaaggttagggacatcccaaggaggCAGGATTGCACTGACCATACATTTGTCTTTCCAACTATTCAGCCAAGTTTATCACACATGCTGCTACATCAGCCTGGCCTTTCCTGCCTTTAGGTTTCCGTGTTTACTTTTATCATTGGATCACATTTTGTCATTCTCTGACTACTTACTGGCTGCAGAGAAAATCGATCAAAACAAAAGCAAGCTAACCTAAATATGGCACCAAATAATCAGACAATTAGAAACTACTCAGGTCCTAGAGGTATTTAAAAAGGTACTTTCAACGTGAGTGAATTTGCTATGATATTACTTGCCACTGTTTTTGCTGTTTCCGAAAACTAGCTAACCATGTCTGATCTGAACAATCACCCAAGACTATAGTACGTGCCTATTAACTAATTCACCTGTTTCATGATAAATATGCCACTGCAGTGGAGCGACGATCAACTGCATGGGTTTTATGAAAATGAAGTGAAAACGAATGTGGACCTCTCCATTTCTACAAAACGGCTTTAAGATGGTAAGGTGAGTGCCTGCATTTCCCCCCCCATGTAAGCCATTACATCTCCAATGCATTTGTGATATTATGCATGTATGACATGTATTCTGCGCAGGAGGTCCAGAACAGACATATTTCAACAACCAGACTTCTGTAGTCACAGAGATGAGAGAAGTTGACAAGGAATTGTCCAGCTGCGCGTGGAAGGTCCCTTGTGAAGAGAGAAACAGCTGAGAGCACAAAGCCCCCTGGACATGCGATTACAACAATTCTATGCCCTTTCTATTACATTTTTGTGGTTTTCATATAGGCTACTACTGACATTGTTTAAAAATGATTTGGGATGTTTTTGTTTACCTATAGTGTTCCATAAAATATGTCCATAATGTTTGCTATTTTAGTGTGTTTTCATAAGTTGAACTGGCTGTTTCTCAGTCAGTTATAATGTGTCCGTCTATGTTCTGTGCTTCTCCCACTCGCTTAGGCTTTCCTATGAAAAGGACAGCAACAGACCTATGCAACTACATCAACTTCAGCATTCCAGAGCCAGAAATTCAGCCTCAAGTTTCCCTCCCGCCCTCCTCGGAATCATTTAGCTACCTGTGAAACCTAAGACTGCATGAAAGTGTTTGATAAGAACACCACAATGGTAGCCTCTGCCATGTCCCAAACAACCGGATGTTACagtttcttttatgcctgctacgttaTGTTACCACAACGGTAACAGGTAGGCCTCCTGAAATCCAGAAGCACATTCTAACACAGTTGAGAATTAGTCTAACAAGACAATTTGGTGTAAGGCTCATTTAGTTGTGCAATATTCTGGCCCTGGATTCACTAGTAGAGCCGATATACAATGCAACTCTTATTTGACGAGACAGCAGCCTAACAATTTACTGATTATTTCAGGATCAAGATGATGTGTCGAAGGAAGCTCTCTAAAGGACAAGATCCTTTAATCTCTGCAATATTAACATGCTGCGCCCTCTCTCCACACATCCCACCCCCCCAAGTCACTTCTGACTAACCCCTCAACTTCTTGAATTACTGAAAGTGTAGTGTCGTGAGTTGACAAAAACGTATGTCAAGGACACATTTTTATATTTTGTTGACGTGTGACTCAGCAATTAATCATTTCTCCACCTGCTCTTTAGTTTATTAGTGATTTAAGTAGTAGCAATAACCAGTACGGGGCGCCAGTGTGCTGTTAACCACACACTGTTCTACTCAACAGTTGGAACcatgatactgtatatataagCCAGATGTTTTGTGAGTATGATGTTTACTGCTCATTTTgtttttcacttttgtatattatctacttcacttgctttggcaatgttaacatatgtttcctatgccaataaagccccttgaatgaATTGGTTTGTCAAACAACGTATGTATGTAATAcgtgtttgtttaaaaaaaacttaaaaTCGACCTCAAGTCACCATCACTCGAAAGCAGGATGTCCACAAAATAATGACAAGACCAAAAAAAGTATGCTTATGGATGTGTATTTTAATAAAAATAATTCTGTCAAAATAAAACAGAATACAATATTTCTTTATCATGTTTCCAGTACATAggtatgttttttaaaattataatgTCTTTTTTATATTGTTTAAGGGTTTAAAAGTTTCATGCTAAGTACAGGGTAACTCATTTCACAAATGCTAAACTCAATATGAAATTTAAATCATAATAGAAGTATATTGTGCACAGCTTGTTTTCAATTCCTAATTCCATTACCTTCGCCTCTCCATTTGAAGCACGGATAGCTCCAAAGGCCAATTtaaaacagaaaaggaaaactGGGAGGTTGTTTGCTAGagtaggtgtaggtgtgtctaTAAAAGTCCCAGGAGAAGCTCAACAGATTCCTCCCTTTCTAAACACACATCCCTATATATTAGTCAAGTTAAAAATTCTACTGTATAATGAATTCTCTTAAAATGGAAATATACATTTTGGGTGGCTATTCTATTGAGTTCAAAAAGCCATTTGCTGTTTTTGAAAGAAACCAAGAGATACATGATTTGCTATAATGTCAAGCTATTATCAATACCTATCTGCTGTCTGCTTCCAATATTGAAAGCCTAGGACTGGTTGTATTCTGAATGACCATTAAACAGAATAGTGAAAACCCATGTGAACGGATAGGGCCGCCTAGAGACTTAATTAACTGAACAACATGAGTTAAAATAACTCAAATTTGATTCCAACATGGGTTACGATGTGTATAGGTATGCTTCAAAAGACAGTACGCCCCAGTATGTCAGTTGACTCTCACAGGTTTAGGATAAGGTCATGAGGCCCTTTCTTTTGCTTCCTACTGCAATACAAAAGATGACCCTCACAAGTAAGTGAAGGTATTTGTTCTTGTTTTTCACATATTTTAGCAAGTATAAGCCCATGATGCAGATAGATGTGCAAATGTAAAGATTGtgtagaaaaataataataatccaaatGGCCTTTGTGAACAATGTTAAGGGATATTAAAGTCTACCAAACACTAATAACAAGCTGCAAGCTGATGATTTCTACTCCCACCAGCCCTTTGCTTCACAAACATGCTTTACATGATTGTCAAAAAGTGAACGAAACACATTGCAATATGTCTAACAGGTGTAGGGGATGTCAATATCAATCTCATGATGGCCAGCAGCAAATCTGAAACATAAATGTAATATAATCTGCTAAACTACATTCAACAAACAGTGGAGCGCCttttgctggctggctggctgaaatACTGGGTTAATACATCAATGATCAACATTTGTGCCAAGagaacatctgttaaatataagAGAATACATACTGTAACAAAAAAGACCAAAACACATTCAACTGTGAATACaatgaacaaaaacaaacaagaaacaaaGTTGTGGCCACATTTGTAAAAATGACTGGGTCTGTGTGAGAAAAATAGAACTGCAAGAAAGCCAGAATAAGCATGTTGGCAATGATAAGACAATGGTCTTTCAAAGCACTAATATGAAaagactgatagactgactgtGTGGAATAAGTGTGGCAACTGGCAAGTACcattggttattagaaaagtTGGTCAAATTAAAAGCCTTGTATTTGGAAAATAGTTCCACTTTTTTATTCAATATATCATTATATTGTATATATTCAACATGACTTCATAAAAGGTATCTCAATTAGCAAGTAAAAACCAGGGAGTGATTTCCAAATTCAAATGACCCAagcactgtatgtctgtgtgtttttacTGTGTGCAAGTACAAAGTAAAAGTCTAGTGTATTTCCAATCAAGTGTCTCCACTAGTTTTATGTGTAACATAAGGCAGCCCAACACAGgcaacccaattctgatcttctttccactaattggtctttagaccaatcacatcagatctttttcagcaCTGATCTGATTGGGTCAAAAGATGTATTAGTGGCCAATTAGTGAGAAAAAAAATTCTgatttgggctgcctgtgtaaacgcagcctatgtTACACATCAAACTAGTGGAGACACTTGATTGGAAATACACTACACTTATATTGAAACTCCGAAATGAATCAGTGTCATTATTTCATTTGTGCTACCATCTGGGGCTTTAAGGTGACCAGCGGGTTAGTGGCTTACAGCCACGTGCAGTCTCAGAATCAAATTCAGACCTTTAACtttcaattaaatcaatttttggAGTACTAAGGCATACTAAGAAGTAAGAATTTGAACCAAAACAATTCTGGTCCTCTTTCTACAATATCTCATACTGAGATGACAAAAGTCCTGTGAAAGTTCTGAATGAGAAACCAGAGTATTTTGCTTGGTAACGACAAAGCATGCCAATGTGAATTTATTTGATATGATGAACATCTTTAAAATACTGTGTAGGGAATTCAAATCCACTCATAAAAACAAAAACGGAATTCGATTATTTTTTTCAAGATGAGCACAACAAACTGACCAAATAAAAACTTGAAAATGACTATATAAACAGAATAATAATTAATTATCTTTAAATAGTGTCACACATTTTGTATTTGATAATACTAAATTAAAAACAAGCTTTCTCCTCATGTTCTACTCATTCCCCTGCACATCCTGCTTCTGCCAAATGGCAAGCGACACACCAATTCAAACACATGATCTCCTCAGTCATCTGGCAACCCATTGGAAAGTAATCTTCTTTGTAGTCCTGAACATTGCCTTAAGGATGAAAGAAACAATTTTGGAACTCCTGTATTGTAATCTGTTCAACACTATTTCTGTACTCCAAACTGTAACCTTTACAATCCTGTTTGATAATGTTGATGATAACAGCATGGGCCATGTGTAGTCAAAAATGTTCCATAAACGTTCCCTATAGGCTCAACAATCATTGACATGATGCTAGAAGGGGAGGGTCGTTATGTGTGGGTGTCCgtgcagactcacctggactgGGGCTAGTGCAAAAAGCTGTCAACTCTGGCGAAGGAACAGGAGCCTGAGCGGACCCTGGCCATGAGCTGGACACACTCTGTGGCCTGACCTACAGCCAGCATCAGAGGGGGCTGCTTAGGCAAGTTCTGAGACTCTGAGGGGTCAAAAGACAACACAGGGATCATCAGTGTGTACATTAACGAAGCATGTGCGACTCAGTAGAGGTTGCTGAGGGGATGATGGCTCATAGTAACGGCTAGAATGGAGTCTatggaatggtatcgaacacatcaaagacgtggtttccatgtggttgataccactccattatagccattattatgagcggtcctcccctcagcagcctccaccggTGTGACTCAAACTTGTACATGGCAACATGTACAGCGTGTTTCATTAGACGAGAGTTAACACACACTCCCAAGCCCAACAAAACGTGTTGGGCATCATTGTAGAAAAATAACTTGTGATCGGGAGTAAAACAAACATCTACAGTGTGCTTtcatgtcattgtgtgtgtgaaaCTTAGCCTTACCCAAGATGGCGCTGTTGAGAGCAGAGCAGatattttctctctgcattgggTCTAGCTGTTGCCCCACTGGGCAGTTCCAGGGATCTGAATACGCTAATAGACTGAATGCATCCTGTAgtaaaaaaagagagggagataaagagaaagagaaagagaaagaaagaaaacattGTGACCAGTTTAAGCAGAATATCCCATTAATGACTATGATTTGGGAGCAGTAGAATGGTCTGTCGTAAACAGAGGGAACATCATTAGACCAGGGGTAGGCAACTACCTTCAGCCGCAGGACGTTTATTTTGTCAGAGTGGAGAGTCGGGGtgccggaacataattataataatttgtcACACTggaaattgaccacaactaagcctAAAAAGagattgttattttcaaatacaatcatTTTATACCTTGAattacattgagacacgatcacaCATGTCTATTGgaaacagatttcctaaattaaacacatttttagctGAATTCCTGGGGGTTTACAGTCTTTTCTGaccaaaaatgaaaatatattttttttacaaaaactttGGGGGGGCCAACAAAAAAAACTCCTGCGGGCCTGTTGCCGACCCAATGGCCATATTCAAGTAGATGTGTGTAAACAGCTCAGAGGGGAAAGGGAATacttagtcagttgcacaactgaatgcattcaactggaaTGTGTCTTCCATGtttaacccaactcctctgtatcagagaggtgcgggggtcTGCTTTAATCGACATCGTCGGCACTcgggagcagttgttgtttggggttaactgccttgctcaagggcagaatggcagatttttccaccttactggctcggggattcaaaccgggtacttgcccaacgctcttaaccactgcCGCCCTTGGAAATCCTGCAAGTCCTTGTATTGCAGCATAACAAAACATGCCCCAGGGCGGTGGTTGACAACTATATAATTTGTGAGTCATAGTCACACAGTGTACCAGTCTTATTTTGTGTGAAACCTCCCAGGcccgtctcccccccccccccccccccccccccccccggtaccTGCAGCATCTTCTTGTGCGTGGCGTTCTTGCCGTATTCCCGGCACAGCTGCTCGTTGAGGCCCTGCAGCTCGCGGCCAAACTGGATCATCCTCTCTGTGGCTGCCTGGTTCCCGCCACACAGCTGTCTGGAGGCACAGCTGTCTTCTCCAAggaaggagacacacacacacagggtcagagGCCAGCCGCGGACTGAGAGTGTATTTTACACTTGCACCTGACAATCAAAATaggaagcgtgtgtgtgtgtgtgttaagtgcCTGTACCTGCCACTCCGTTGTCCAGGCTGCCGTCCTCAGCCTGCAGGATTTCTTGATGCTTGTAGGTGCCGTTCATGATCCGAGTAGAGGAGTTCTCCGCCACCCCATTAGTGTAGTGCTCTGCCTCGATCTCCATCTCACTGTCACTGCAGAGGACCCAAGTCAGGTTCACTCATCCATACAGAACATCATTATACCACAGATGgttttcctctctctcacattcATGGACACAGATGACAGACACCCcagtaaaaacagaaatacattactAAACAGAGGAACCTTGCCTTGCCACACACCTGGTCTCCTGATTGCTGGTGCCACTGTGAGGCTGGGACTTGGTGGAGTCAGTGGAGTTGGACtcagagtagttaacagaggaaggggaggaagaggaagaggaggaggcagagctgACACCAGGGTACTTGTTGTGGCTCTTGTTCTTGTTGGGAGGGGTGACCCCGTTACTGCATGTTGGGCTGTCTGCTCCTGGAGTGGACAGAGAGCCAGGGTGAAacagatacaaagagagaggATTGTGTAACACACTACGTGGATGGATAGGTAAGTAGGAGTGTGTAGGGTGGATAGGTGGATTTGCAGGTGTTTCCCTTACCTGCGCTGTGCAGATGGGGGTTGGTGGCTCCATGTCGGGGGCTCAGGCTGGGGGAGCCAGGGTAGCTGTCCTGGGACTTGGGGGAGCGGACACTGAAGCATCGTACCTCACTGTCTGTACCGTTCACCATCTCCACAAACTGCCGACACCTGGGAGGGACGGGCAACTATTAATCTGCCTGACATTCACTCCATTTTGACACTCAAACAAATGGCTAACACCCTCACCTTCTTTGCACTAACACTCACACTTGTCTTTTCATACTAGCGCTGACTTTTCAGATAACTACTGTATTAAAGAAAAATGTACTTGACTGGACTACGGAGATGGATGCACTGAGTCGCTATGGATAAGAGCATCTTCTAAATGACTTGAAATGCTTCTTTATTAGTCTCACCGACATTATTCACAACCACTCCACTATCCATCTAAGAGTCTCATCACTCCTCTACAACCTGTCTGACATTGTTTATCCAGGAATACATTGTACTGTCAGATATCAACCACTACATTCTGCTTAACTGTCTGATATCTCATGCAGTCTGAACACAATTGTTATTGCAATACTTCAATTGCTTTCAGACATCTGCAAAGGTGTGGCCACGTAAGATCACGTCTTTGTACCCtgaaatatataaatgcaacaaaaaCAAGTCAGACTGGTTCCAGAGTATGAGTATCTGGCTTTATGGATACATGTCATTACCATTGGATGAATGTCAAACAGATCAGCTCACTCCTCTTCCATGACAAAATGGAGCAACAGGCATGACCAATCAAACCATGAGTTCCCTCAGCGGCAGCAACTGCGACCTTGTGCTCACCCTGCCCCCTCTCTGTGTAACGCTCCTCTACTGCTACAGCAAGCTCCTTTCTACCTCTATAAGAGACATAAATACTGGCCTTCTTGCTGTGTGTCTGCTTCTCATCGGATCACAGTATTTATTCATCTAATGTCTTTGTGCCATAAACACACAGCTGGGAAGCAGGCCACAGCTTTACTGCTAAGTGCTTCTAGGGTTGTATTGCATGTGACGGAGCCTGCAAAGGCATTACAAGACCAGCAGTGCGTATCTAAGCCCCACAATTCCAATACTCCTCCATTTAGCCCTTCAATAAACACTCATAAGAGTCCCATAGTTGGGTTCAAGGCTGCTCACTTCAACATGAACAGTAAATTGGAGTTGTGTTCTAGGAGCCCAGGGTACAGCTGCTGTGTGGCTTCGATGGCCTCGCCAACCCTCCCTGCCAATACCAGCTTCTGTATTCCTGTTGACAAAAATATGCATGTTACCATTAAAAACTGATTGGATGGATGACTGTGGGGAAAATTAATGACAGTGATTGGTCTTCAGTGTTTCTGTGGTATTGTCAGCGTGGAGCCTTTGTGTGGTtctcactctgtctgttctttaTGGAGGTCTGGTCCTCCTGGATCAAGGTTTCTGTAGCCCTGGCAAAGGCTGTGGCTGTGGCACAGTACCCATGATGCACCAGATAGGTGGATACCATGCTGAAAGAATCAAAGACATGGTTTAGcct from the Oncorhynchus kisutch isolate 150728-3 linkage group LG4, Okis_V2, whole genome shotgun sequence genome contains:
- the ranbp10 gene encoding ran-binding protein 10 isoform X2, encoding MAELGAGSMLLGDPAFNYQEHELNERLKRLYPAVNEEETPLPRSWSPKDKYSYIGLSQNNLRVHYKGHGKNHKDAASVRATHPIPAACGIYYFEVKIVSKGRDGYMGIGLSAQGVNMNRLPGWDKHSYGYHGDDGHSFCSSGTGQPYGPTFTTGDVIGCCVNLINNTCFYTKNGISLGVAFTDLPPNLYPTVGLQTPGEIVDANFGQQPFVFDIEDYMSEWRAKIHGMIARFPIGERLGEWQAVLQNMVSTYLVHHGYCATATAFARATETLIQEDQTSIKNRQRIQKLVLAGRVGEAIEATQQLYPGLLEHNSNLLFMLKCRQFVEMVNGTDSEVRCFSVRSPKSQDSYPGSPSLSPRHGATNPHLHSAGADSPTCSNGVTPPNKNKSHNKYPGVSSASSSSSSSPSSVNYSESNSTDSTKSQPHSGTSNQETSDSEMEIEAEHYTNGVAENSSTRIMNGTYKHQEILQAEDGSLDNGVADSCASRQLCGGNQAATERMIQFGRELQGLNEQLCREYGKNATHKKMLQDAFSLLAYSDPWNCPVGQQLDPMQRENICSALNSAILESQNLPKQPPLMLAVGQATECVQLMARVRSGSCSFARVDSFLH
- the ranbp10 gene encoding ran-binding protein 10 isoform X1, which produces MAELGAGSMLLGDPAFNYQEHELNERLKRLYPAVNEEETPLPRSWSPKDKYSYIGLSQNNLRVHYKGHGKNHKDAASVRATHPIPAACGIYYFEVKIVSKGRDGYMGIGLSAQGVNMNRLPGWDKHSYGYHGDDGHSFCSSGTGQPYGPTFTTGDVIGCCVNLINNTCFYTKNGISLGVAFTDLPPNLYPTVGLQTPGEIVDANFGQQPFVFDIEDYMSEWRAKIHGMIARFPIGERLGEWQAVLQNMVSTYLVHHGYCATATAFARATETLIQEDQTSIKNRQRIQKLVLAGRVGEAIEATQQLYPGLLEHNSNLLFMLKCRQFVEMVNGTDSEVRCFSVRSPKSQDSYPGSPSLSPRHGATNPHLHSAGADSPTCSNGVTPPNKNKSHNKYPGVSSASSSSSSSPSSVNYSESNSTDSTKSQPHSGTSNQETSDSEMEIEAEHYTNGVAENSSTRIMNGTYKHQEILQAEDGSLDNGVAEDSCASRQLCGGNQAATERMIQFGRELQGLNEQLCREYGKNATHKKMLQDAFSLLAYSDPWNCPVGQQLDPMQRENICSALNSAILESQNLPKQPPLMLAVGQATECVQLMARVRSGSCSFARVDSFLH